One stretch of Ananas comosus cultivar F153 linkage group 6, ASM154086v1, whole genome shotgun sequence DNA includes these proteins:
- the LOC109711445 gene encoding probable enoyl-CoA hydratase 1, peroxisomal produces the protein MAVVTINRPGALNSLTRPMMVALADAFRRFDVVDTVAAVVVAGHGRAFFSGIDLTAAEDVFKGDIKDLAADPVAAMVACRKPIVVAIAGFAVTAGFEIALACDLLVAGRDAKFADLYAAEAVAPHRPQLPASLLADPYAVEVVAPCRPLRCEAARSSPTSAPL, from the coding sequence ATGGCCGTGGTCACCATCAACCGCCCGGGCGCGCTCAACTCGCTCACGCGCCCCATGATGGTCGCGCTCGCAGACGCGTTTCGCCGCTTCGACGTCGTCGACACCGTGGCCGCCGTGGTCGTCGCCGGGCACGGCCGCGCCTTCTTCTCTGGCATCGACCTCACCGCCGCCGAGGACGTCTTCAAGGGCGACATCAAGGACCTCGCCGCCGACCCCGTCGCCGCCATGGTCGCGTGCCGCAAACCCATCGTCGTTGCCATCGCCGGATTCGCCGTCACCGCCGGGTTCGAGATTGCCCTCGCCTGCGACCTGCTCGTCGCGGGCCGCGACGCCAAGTTCGCCGACCTCTACGCTGCCGAGGCCGTCGCTCCTCACCGACCCCAACTACCCGCGTCGCTCCTTGCCGACCCCTACGCTGTCGAGGTCGTCGCTCCTTGCCGACCCCTACGCTGCGAGGCCGCCCGCTCCTCGCCGACCTCTGCACCGCTCTGA